CTATATCTCATCTACTCAAGCCACCTCAACCACATCTACAACCAACCCACCAAAAATAAACCCTACACACTTTCAAAACAACAACCCAaaactcatcatcacaatggccGCCTTTGCTTCCTCCTTCGacgtctccgtctccatggTCGACTCTGCTCGAAGCGGCTACAACATCGTCTCCCGCCCCAACACCGGCCCCGGCTCTGGTTCCAGCTCCggctccagctcttcctcaaGCGGCCGCCGGCCCGATGCCCGTGAATACTAAACGGCTTCTCCTGCTATTTCTTgcaactttcttctttcttctttttttcttttttgaaagCATCCAGTGCCTTCACAGGCATTTTCGTTCCGCCACAGCAGAGGCgcatggagaagacggaTAGACAAAAAAACCACACGGCAATACCACCTCACtggaaaaaaacaagacaaaaaaaattCGAACACCTCACTTTCTACCCCTCTGTATTTGTATCGGCATAGGATATTTTTTGGGCTTCGGgatctctcttttcttcatcttcaccttcttcttcttctttttcaaccCCTTTTTTGGTTTGACGACATTCACGCGGCGTTGGATATGGGAACAAGACATCATGCTGCAAATGGCAGCCAGCTATACATGGATGGGTTCGGTCGATTTGTTTCTTCTGTTTTTGGATAGACCTCTGAAGCTTTACGGCActgtttctttctcttcactTCTTGCTTTTCCAACCTTTTTATCTAGAGTGTAGAATAATAGTACAAGAGTTTTTCTCTCTGCCTTACCTTGAGTCTCTACTTTCCTACGCAAAACCTAGAACGCATGTTAGAAATGCAAAGTAAATCACTGGCAATGAATGCATCAACTCACTTTTCAAAAACCACGCCCAGCACATCTTCCACATCGCCAGCCTCCCCCTTGCCAGTGATGCGCGCCAGGCAATCCGCCGCATACCGCAAATACTCCGCCGCAAGCACCGTGTCCGCCTCGACATTCGCATCCTCCGGGCGCGCTTCCGCCAGAAACTCCTCCAGATGGCCCCTGCATCGGGCCAGGAGCTGTGCCTGGCGTGCCGTCACCCCCAACAGATCCTGCAAGTCGACAGGCATCTCTGTCATTTGCGAGAAAGTGCCTACCAAGGCCGCTGTCAGAGCGTGGATTCCTCCTGGATCCTTGCCCAGCTCAGAGCTCAGGCTGGCCTCCTTGCAAGAGATGGCGGCTATTTGGGCCGATCCCAGCCTGGGGACTTTTTCGCCTAATCTTTGGCGAAATTCATCCAGCATCCTTTGGAGTTGTGCAGGCTCGACCGTATCTCTCTTGTTTACCACGATAAGGCGAGCTTCGGCCGCTGCGGCAATGTCCAGCGTTTCCTGATCGTAGAGGATGAACGGACCGGACGGCCCGCTTTCAAGAGATGCCAGAACAACGACGATATCTGACTCTTGTGCCTTTTGCCTTGCTCTACGGATTCCCTCCAGTTCTACTGCCCCGACGGGACCCGACGGTACTAGATCATCGCTCGACCTGAATCCGGCCGTGTCCGCAAAGGAGCACAGGTATCCTCGAATGTCGAGGCTGGCCTCTACAATGTCTCGGGTGGTGCCAGCCTCGCCAGATACAATCGAAGCTTCACGGCCGACAATCAAGTTCATCAACGAGCTCTTACCCACGTTTGGCGGCCCAAGCAGTGCGATTCGGATACCGCTCCTCAGCAACTCACTCCTCTGGCCACCCTGTTCGTGCAGGTGAATGCCTCGGAGGATGTTGTCCACTAACCTCGCTACGTTGTCTAGCAAATCCGTCGGTGATTCATCAAAATGTTGGTCTTCTGAAAAGTCGATCAACGCCTCGATCTCTCCCCGGGCCAGGAGAAGCTCTTCCCTCCAGCTCTCATAGGTGCGAGCCAACACTCCCGAGTTTCCCCTGACGGCTGcgcgccgctgctgctctgtCTCTGCGGATAGAATGTCGCCCAAGGATTCAACACGAGCGAGATCCAAGCGATCATTCAGGAACGCCCTCTTAGTGAACTCCCCAGGCTCGGCGTAGCGGATCCGATGCTCAGACGCACACTGCGGGATAGCTGCTAGAACCGCCTTGATCGTAGCTGTGCCACCATGGATGTGCAGCTCTAATACATCTTCTCCAGTTACCGTTTTGGGCgagggaaagaagaggacTACTGCTTCCGAATCCAGCATACTTCGTTGGAGTCCTGCAAGCTTTGGGTCGAGTAACGATCGCACAGAGGCGTATCTAGGCTTTGGCAGTGCCTTTGATGGACACAGGGCTCTGTATatctaaaaataaaagcgAAACGTCATGATTGGTTACTTGACCGCGTCCTGTAATTTGGAATTCTGCCCACTTACATCTAGACATGCCGGACCAGAGATGCGAATCACGGCGATTcctgccttgccttgggcCGTCGAAAGTGCGTATATCGTATCATTGGTACCTGCACCAAATCTAGtgctgagctgctcaagctcaTTGGCTTTGAACGTCCGGCCCGAAAAGGATCTCAGGCTATGGTTACATGAGCATGACTTTGACGGCGCCTTTTTGAGCGCTCGAATTGATAAAGCAACGCCTGGACCTCGTCTGCCGGCGCGAGTCAAGTGCTGTAGCAGCAGGCTGTGGCGGCGCATGGGTTTTGAGCTCCCTAATGAAGAGGAAGGCTGTGGCTGTGAAATCAAAAGTGGCAAAAGTGTGTTGCATCGATATATACGTCTTAGACGAGGCTGGTGATGTGCGGGCGAAAGGAAAATTTCAGTGTTTGGTGTTGAGACGATGAGAGCTACAGCTATATCGTCCATCAACCAGTATGGAGACTAGATGGAACGCTGTGAGAGAGCGCACTGAAAATTTAGTGGCGGCTTTCACTACAGTTAGTGCCCGTGGCGGTCTCTCAGGCATCAACTCTGCACTAGGTCAAAGCGTCCTAGCGGATCCAGACATTGATATGTCAAATGAACATCTTCATTCATATTTCAAGCCTCACTCATATAGGCAACTTGAATACCACAGCCAACCAACGAATTTCACATATAGACAGGCGCATCTATAGAGTATCCTTTGACTGGCAACTAAACATCCACAAGCCATGGCTCCCACGGCAAACTCCCATGGCCGCTCTCACAGCTTACTTTTGCTCCAAAGGCTTCTGAATTTTCGAGATGCCGCCAGCCCTCTcactctcctcctcgacaACCTTGAACAGCCCGCCCGCCCCATCATTTCAGAGCTCATGACCAGAGCAAAGGTATTTTTTGCATGCAAGATTCTCTACATTATACACGCAGTAGACGACTGACACCCATAATCAGCTAGCAAAGACGAAAATCATattcttgtccttctccaCACTCCGCAAGCCACGAGATGCAGATGTCCTCATCAAAGCTACCGGTAAAGATTCAAATACTGTGGCCCGAGAACTTTTAGCACAGTATCCCTCATTCCAACCGTCAGCTCTCAAAGATAAAACTGCGCAAAGTGAGTGACCACGATTAGTCCATGGAAGACGCATAACTAAGACGATGTAGGAGCCGTCGTCTTCATTGACTCATTGAATTCTCTTTCTTCGGCAGCCACTCAGTCCTTGGCCGTCTTCCTatcaagcatcatcaccccGGTAGTGTCCATCGTGGGCGTATACCACACCGATGTACCAGTCATTCTACCAAAGTCATTTAACGAATATGAACCTCACCCGTTTACGCTGCTATGCCACCTGGCCACAGCTGTATTGACGCTCTCAAACCTGCGGCAAGAAACTGAACGTCAAAAGGCGCGCAACAGAAGCGTTGTAGAGCCAGAGTGGGGTCTCAAAGAACATCGCGAAGGCATCCTTATTGGCCTCGCAGAAAAGGGCAAATCCGAGGACCAGGTAGGCGTCGTCATTAGTATGGATCTACGGAGGAGAAGCGGACGGGCCGTCGACGAAAAGTTCATCCTCATGCCCGGTTCTGCAGCGGCAAAGTCCAGGCTAGGCAAGCTTTGCCTGCTCACAGACCATCCTATGTTTAAGAAGCCCGAAGCCGAGcagggagatggaggagatgaacaACCTGAAAGCACCTTTAACTTGGGACTTACGGAAAAGCAGCGTAAGGACAGAGAGGGGATTGTGCTGCCGTACTTTGATGCGCAGACAGATATTGGAGCGGGCGAGGGAGGCAGAATTCTATATGAGATGGGTAGAGAGGATgactttgatgatgaagaagacgagatataaaaataactttGAAAAAAGGATaaataaagaagagaaaaaaatattggcaaaaataaaaaaagataatACGGCTCCATGATATATGAGAAGACATCCATGATGCACGGCCACATTGAATCACCTTGATATGCGCTCTACCAGAGTAACTGAGGCGCACATGCAAGGTTGCGCCACTCCAACTGCATAGCGTCAGCCACACCCAT
This genomic stretch from Trichoderma breve strain T069 chromosome 1, whole genome shotgun sequence harbors:
- a CDS encoding mnmE helical domain-containing protein, coding for MRRHSLLLQHLTRAGRRGPGVALSIRALKKAPSKSCSCNHSLRSFSGRTFKANELEQLSTRFGAGTNDTIYALSTAQGKAGIAVIRISGPACLDIYRALCPSKALPKPRYASVRSLLDPKLAGLQRSMLDSEAVVLFFPSPKTVTGEDVLELHIHGGTATIKAVLAAIPQCASEHRIRYAEPGEFTKRAFLNDRLDLARVESLGDILSAETEQQRRAAVRGNSGVLARTYESWREELLLARGEIEALIDFSEDQHFDESPTDLLDNGGQRSELLRSGIRIALLGPPNVGKSSLMNLIVGREASIVSGEAGTTRDIVEASLDIRGYLCSFADTAGFRSSDDLVPSGPVGAVELEGIRRARQKAQESDIVVVLASLESGPSGPFILYDQETLDIAAAAEARLIVVNKRDTVEPAQLQRMLDEFRQRLGEKVPRLGSAQIAAISCKEASLSSELGKDPGGIHALTAALDLLGVTARQAQLLARCRGHLEEFLAEARPEDANVEADTVLAAEYLRYAADCLARITGKGEAGDVEDVLGVVFEKFCVGK
- a CDS encoding elongator subunit iki1 domain-containing protein, coding for MAPTANSHGRSHSLLLLQRLLNFRDAASPLTLLLDNLEQPARPIISELMTRAKLAKTKIIFLSFSTLRKPRDADVLIKATGKDSNTVARELLAQYPSFQPSALKDKTAQRAVVFIDSLNSLSSAATQSLAVFLSSIITPVVSIVGVYHTDVPVILPKSFNEYEPHPFTLLCHLATAVLTLSNLRQETERQKARNRSVVEPEWGLKEHREGILIGLAEKGKSEDQVGVVISMDLRRRSGRAVDEKFILMPGSAAAKSRLGKLCLLTDHPMFKKPEAEQGDGGDEQPESTFNLGLTEKQRKDREGIVLPYFDAQTDIGAGEGGRILYEMGREDDFDDEEDEI